In Desulfocurvus vexinensis DSM 17965, the DNA window AGGGCGATGTCGCGCTTGTGGCGCTCGGCGGGCATGGTCAGGAATTCGCAGGAGATCCAATCGTCGTAGCGGTCGGCCACCACCCCGGGCAACCCGTCGGATTCGGCGTGGATCAGGCGGCAGGCGCGCGGGGGCACCGCCGGAGCCAGGGCCGCGCGGGCGCCCACGGCGGCGCGCACCCGGGCCAGGAAGAACTCCGGACCCACGGCGTCCTCGCGCGCGAAGCTCCAGGCCCGGGCCACGATCTGCGAGTTGGGGGAATAGCCCGCGTGGGCCAGCCAGCGGCCATCGGCCCCCAGCACGTCCACGGTGTCGCCGGGGCGGGGCTTGCCCTCCACGGCGTCCACGGCGCCGGAGAAGATCCAGGGGTGGCGGCGCAGCAGGGATTTCTCCCGGCCCTTCTTGAGTCGGATGGCTTGCATGGGCAGGTGGTATCATCAAATCCCGCGCCGGGAAACCGCCCCGGGCCCGGAAAAATCCGGCCCGGGGCGCGCGGTGGCGGGGCTAGCCCGCGCTGTCCACCTGGTAGCCCAGGTCCTCGATCTGGCGGCGCACCAGCTCGCAGCTGGCGGCGCCCTCGGCGGTGTAGGTGATTTCGCCGGTGGCCAGGTTCACGGTCACGTCGCGCACGCCCTCGGTGGTTTCCAGGCGCCGGGTGACGCTCTTGGCGCAGCCTTCGCAGCGCATGCCTTGCACGCGGATGGTCGTCATGGGGGCCTCCTGTCTGCTGGTGTCGCCCCAAGCATAACATACCGCCCGAGTATGGAAAAGGCCCGGGCGGGCGGCCCCGAAATAGCCTTGACTGGCGCGGGAAAACCGCTCTACAGCAAAGGCAGGCGATAAAGCCAAACCTGCCGCGAGGCAGGGACGGAAAGCCACGGGTCTGGCCGCAGACAGCCGGGTTGCCGCAGACCACGCCGGGCGGGGTTCCCCGCCGGTGCTGCGCCCGCACAGCCGCCTGGCCCGCGAGGGGGCGCCGCCATGAGCCACATCGACGTGACCGTCGTCAATCCGTTCCTCAATGCCGTCATCGAGGTGCTGGGCACCATGGCCCAGGTGCGCGCCACGCCCGGCAAACCCACCCTCAAGACCTGCGCCACCGCCTGCGGCGACATCTCCGGCATCATCGGCCTGACCGGCGAATGCACGGGCACCATCTCCGTGACCTTCAGCGCGCGCTGCGCCCTGGCGGTGGTGGGCAACATGCTCGCCGAGCGCCTGACGGACATCGACGACACGGTGGTGGACGCCGTGGGCGAGCTGACGAACATGATCTCCGGCAAGGCCCGCCAGGGGCTGGAGGCCACGGGGCGCACCTTCCGCGCGGCCACGCCCTCGGTGATCACGGGCCGGGGCCACAACATCCGCCACTGCTGCGACGGCCCGGTGCTGGCCCTGAGCTTCTCGACCCTCTACGGGCCGATCATGGTCGAGGTCTGCTTCGCGGGCAAGGGCGAGTGCTGCCGCCTGACCACCGGCGACGAGGAGCCCGCCCCGGCGCCCTAGAGCCGCAGCCAGGCGGGCACGTGGGCCGAGGCGTTCAGGGCGGCGTCCAGGGCGCGGGCCCCGGGCAGCAGGGTTTCCAGCAGCGCCCAGTATTCGCGGGAGTGGTCCAGGTGCCGGATGTGGCACAGCTCGTGGAGCAGCACGTAGTCGGCCAGCTCCGGCGGCAGGAAGAGCAGGGTGCAGTTGAGGCTGATGGTGCCCGAGGCCGAGCAGCTGCCCCAGCGCGTTTTCTGGGCGCGCAGGTGCAGCCGCGCGCAGGGCAGGCCATGGGCGGCGGCCAGCGCGCGCAGCCGGGGGCCGAAGGCCTCGCGGGCCCGGGCCTTGAGCCAGGCGCGCACCAGGGCCCGGCAGGCGTCCTGGTCGGCGGTGTCGCCCGCCAGCAGCAGCGCGTCGGGCCCGAGCTGGCGCAGAGCCGGGGGCTTGCGCGCGTCGTGGGCCGTGCGCAGGGCCACTTCGCGGCCTTGGGCACGCAGGGCCAGGGCTGCGGGCCGGGCCGGGGCGGCCTGCGGGCTCCAGCCCAGCCCCGCGATGCGCTCCAGGTGCCGCGCGGCCCACTGGGCCCGGTCCTGGACAATGGCCGGGACGCGCGCATGGTCGAACCCGCGCGGCACCACCACCTCGAACCCCACGCGCGGCGAGATGCGCAGCGTCACCCGCCGGGCGCGGGGGCTCTCGCGTACGGTGTAGGGCGGCAGGGCCGGGGCCGCGCCAGGGGCAAGGTCTGGAGGCGCGTCCGCGCCGGGGGCCGAAGCCTCGCACGGCCTCGGGGCCGGGTGCGGACCTGAATCCAAGCCCGAAGCCTCGCCCAGGCCCGGGGTCGCAGCGTGGGCCGAAGCCTCGCCCTGGCCCTGGCCCGGGCCCGGGTGCGGGCCCGGCGTCACGCGCGGCCCCCACCCCCGGGGGCTACTGGCCGCAGCATTTCTTGAACTTCTTGCCGCTGCCGCAGGGGCAGGGATCGTTGCGGCCCACCTTGGGCGACTCGCGGCGCACGGTGGGGTTGCCGCGCACCTGGCCGTCCTCGTAGACCCAGGCCCCGTCTTCGCGGCGGAATTCGGCCCGCTCGCGGTGCTGCTGGGGCACGCCGTCCAGGGCGAAGGAGGCCGTGAAATCCACCGTGCCGCGCTGGTCGGCCTCGCCGCCCGCCTCGGTGGCGTGGATTTCCAGGCCCAGCCACTGCGAATTGCGCGACCAGGCTGTGGCGGCCTCGTGGTCGAAGTCCCCGCGCTGGGCGGCGCACAGGGTGTTGCGAACGTGCTCGATGGCGCCGGTGGCGTAGGCGCTGTAGCGCGAGCGCATCAGGGCCAGGGCGGTGGGCGCCGGGGTGGCGCCGGAGATGATCGGCCCGCAGCAGGCGTCAAAGGCCAGGCCGGACCCGCAGGGACAAATGCTCGTTTCGGTCACGAAGGCTCCTGTGGCGCGGGGCGCCGTTTGGCGGGCCGTCCGGAAACCGCCGTGCACCCTGCCCGTGGCGCCCCGGCGCGGCTGCGCGCGGGGGTGCCCGGGGGTCGCGCCCGACGGTTTTCAGGCGGCCTGCGAATGATTGGGCCGCTCGGCGCTCAGTGGTGGTGTCCGCACGAGCCGTCCTCGTGCCCGTGGTGGTCGCAGATGGGCGAGGCGGGCACGGCGCCGCCGGCCAGCCAGTGCTCGGCCACATGGCGCACCTGGCCCTCGTAGCCGCGCAGGGCCTGGATGCCCGCGCGCGCCAGGGTGTCCACCGCGCCCTGGCCCATGTTGCCCGCCAGCAGCACGCTCACGCCGTTGGCGGCCAGGGTCGGCGCCAGGTTGGACTTGCAGCCGCACTCGCTCGGCGGCACCATGTGCTCTTCCACCTCGATCTGGCGGGTCTGGTCGTTGACGGTCAGGATGGTGAAGAACTGGCAATGGCCGAAGTGGGCGTCCACGACGTGGGCCCCGTCCTGCTCCTTGCTGGGGATGGCGATCTTCATGGGCTCTCTCCTGTGCGCTTTACGCCGGGCGCCGCGTCTGGCACCCTTGGCCGGGTGGAGTATAAGCCTTCCTTCCCGCACAGCAACCGCCACGGGGCATTCTTTTTCTTCCGATGCCTATCCTCTTGGATTCAATAACGATCCCCGACAGCGAACTGGAGTTCAGCGCCACGCGCAGCTCCGGGCCCGGGGGCCAGCACGTCAACAAGGTCAGCACCTGCGTGACCGTGAGCTTCGACGTGGCCGGGGCGCCCTGCCTGCCCGAGGCGGCGCGGGCGCGCCTGCTGGAACGCCTGGCCCCGCGCCTGACCCGCGAGGGCGTCCTGCGCGTCAGCGTGCAGGACACACGCTCCCAGGCCGCCAACAAGGAGCTGGCCGTGGAGCGCCTGACGGCCCTGCTGCGCGCCGCCCTCGCCCGCCCCAAACCCCGCCGCCCCACCCGCCCCACCAAAGCCTCACGCCAACGCCGCCTGACAGCCAAAAAACAACGCGCCACCGTCAAGCAGGGCCGGGGGCGCGTGGGGGGCGGGGAGGAGTGAGGGGGGACTCACCATTTAGGTGTATCGCCCATTGTAGTCAGGACAAATATGTTTTCCATCAGCGGCTGTTGGTTCAAGAAATCTTCAAGCGTTTTATTTGTATCAATCTTCATTTTTGTAACTTTGCACATATTTTTATTGTGCTCTACTGGGTTGAGATCTCTAAATATGGATGATGTGAAATGACGCTCAAGAAAATAGAGGTGAGCGGTATATTTGTCCGCATCCTTTTTCTGCGCTATTCTGTAGAAATAGACGAGGAATTCGATTACGATATTTCTGTATCCTTGGAACGCTGCTGGCTTATGTTTCCCATATGAATCGCCTAGGTCTACATTCGGGTAGAAAAACCTCCCAATTTCAATTAATGCAGAGAGAGAGGCCAGGATTTCTAATTTCTTAGTTTCGCTAAACTGGGGAATATCTACAATATGTCGCAATAAAACTGTTTTCTCGACCACTTCCGAATACCACCGGAGAACGTCATTTCGATAATTAACTGTCAGCTCATATGTTTTTGTATTTGACCGAACAGTGTAGACCACAGAGAAAATTGCAATAATTAAAGATATCACTGAGATAAAATTTGTCATCTTGACGCACCCTCCTCTTGTATAGGTGACGATATCCTCCCCCCTCAACACCTCGGCATATGCAATGCCAATCCTCCCAAAGCTGTTTCCTTGTACTTGCGATGCATGTCGCGGCCGGTTTGGTTCATGGTCCAGATGGCCTTGTCCAGGTCGATGACCTGGGTGGCGGGGTCGCCGAGGGTGGCCATGAGGTAGGCGTTGTAGGCCTTGACCGCGCCCATGGCGTTGCGCTCGATGCAGGGGATCTGCACATAGCCGCCCACGGGGTCGCAGGTCAGGCCCAGGTGGTGTTCCAGGGCGATTTCCGCCGCGTTTTCGGCCACCTGGAGCGGGTGGCCCGTGGCGTAGGCCAGCATGGCGGCGGCCATGGCCGAGGCCGTGCCGATCTCGCCCTGGCAGCCGACCTCGGCCCCGGCCAGCGAGGCGTTGCGCTTGACCAGGAAGCCCACGGCGGCGGCGGCCAGCAGGCCCCGGCGCACGGCCTCGCGCGGCAGCTCCATATGGTTGTGCAGCACATAGAGCAGGCTGGGGATGACCCCCGACGCGCCCGAGGTCGGCGCCGTGACCACCACATGCCCGGCGGCGTTCTCCTCGGCGGCGGCCATGGCGTAGGCGTTGACGAGCATCAGGAAGCGGTCGGAGCTGTGGCGCGACTCGCCCGCGCGGCGCACCAGGGTCGGCGCCTTGCGCCGCAGGCCGATGCAGCCCGGGAGCACACCCTCGGTCTCGCAACCCCGGCGCACGGCGTTTTCCATGTGCCGCATCACGCGGTCGAGCTGCTCCTCGATTTCGCGGGTGCTGCGGCGGTAGAGCGCCTTCTCGTTGGCCAGGATCAGCTCATGCAGGGCCAGGCCCGTGGCCGCGAGCTGCGCGCGCAGCTCGGCCATGGTCGCGTAGGGGTGCGGGGGCGGGCCCAGGTCCGGCTCCTGCCAGCCGCGCCACTGGATGAACCCCCCGCCCACGGAGTGGTACTCCATCTCGAAAAGCGCCTCGCCGCCCGCCAAAAGCCGCAGCACCAGCGTGTTGTTGCAGGAAAAGCCGTGCTCCACGGCGTCGAAGACCACCGTGTCCGGCCCCAGGTCCAGCCGCGCGCCGTCCACGGGCAGCGGATGGCGCCGCCCGGGGTGCTCCAGCAGCTCGTCCAGCAGGGCCTGGGGCACGGTCTCGGGGCTGTGGCCGAGCAGCCCGGCCAGCACGGCCTTGTCCGTGCCGTGGCCGTCGCCGGTGGCCGACAGCGACCCGTAGAGGTGGCAGCGCAGCCCGTCGGCCCGGGCGCGGACCTCGCCGGGCAGGGCGCGCACGCGCTCCAGGAAGTCGAAGGCCGCGCGCATGGGGCCGATGGTGTGCGAGCTCGACGGGCCGGGGCCGATGTTGAAGAGGTCGAAGACCGAGGTGGTGATGGCACTCATTTGCGCCATGTAGCCGCATTGGCCGCCCCGAGGCAAGGGCGGATCGCCGGAGGGCCGCTCCCGGCTCCGGGGGCCGGGCGGCGGCGGGCGGGAAGACGGCCCGGCGGGCCGGGGCCGGGGTCCGGCTCCGCGCCAGGCGGGCGCGCGGTGAGCTTGCGCCCCGGGGCTGGCGGGGGTAGCCTGCGCGCCCGAACAAGGAGAACGCCCGTGCCCCTGGTCCCTTCCGCCTTCTGCCCCCCGCCGCTGCTGCGCGGCGGGCACGTCCAGACCCTGTACCCCTTCGTCCTGCGCCCGCGCGTGCCCGTGGAGTACCGCCGCGAGCGCCTGGAGCTGCCCGACGGCGACTTCCTGGACCTGGACTGGAGCCCGGCCCCGGAGCCGGACGGCGCGCAGTCCTCGCGGCTGGCCCTGGTCATCCACGGCCTGGAGGGCCACTCGCGGCGCAAATACGTCACGGGCATGGCCCTGGCCCTGAACCGCGCGGGCTGGGACGTGTGCGCCATGAACCACCGCGGCTGCTCGGGCGAGCCCAACCGCCTGGCGCGCACCTACCACAGCGGCGAGACCGCCGACCTGCACACGGCCCTGACCCGGGCCCTGGCCGCCGGGGGCTACAGCCGCGCGGCCCTGGTGGGCTTCAGCATGGGCGGCAACCAGGTGGCCAAGTACCTGGGCGAGGACCCCGGGCGCGTGCCGCCCCAGGTCTGCGCGGCGGTGGCCGTGTCCGCGCCGCTGGACCTGGCGGCCTCGGTGCGCGCCCTGGAGCGCGGCGCGGCGCGGCTCTACCAGGGCTACCTCATGCGCAGCCTCAAGGCGAAAATGCGCGCCAAGGCCGCCCTGCTGCCCGGGGCGCTGTCCACCGCCGGGCTGGACGCCATGCGCACCTTCCGCCAGTTCGACGACGCCTACACCGCGCCGCTCAACGGTTTTGCCGACGCCGCCGACTACTACGCTCGCAACGGCGCCGTGCGCGTGCTGGAGGGCGTGGGCCTGCCGCTGCTGGTGCTCTCCGCCGCCGATGACCCCTTCCTGGCCCCGGAGTGCTACCCGCGCGCCCAGGCCCGGGCCAGCGCCACCCTGCACCTGGAAACCCCCGCCACCGGCGGCCATGTGGGCTTCGTGCCCGGCGATGGCGGGCCCTACTGGTCCGAGGCGCGGGCCGTGGAATTCCTGGCGCGCCACGCCTGAGGGCCGCCCGGCTGCCCTCGCCTCCCCCCTCCCGCAGGCCAGCCCCGGGCGCCCGCATGGCGGCGCAAAAAAAGTGCAGGCCCGCGCGCATATTCCTGCGCGCGGGCCTGAAACGGATGCGCAGCCCAGCGCCCCGGGAGCGGCCGCGCCGAACCACGCCGGACAGGCCCCCTCCGGCGGCCCCCTGCACAGGGCCGGAGCCCGCCCGGACCCGCGCGCCGCAGCGGATACCCGCCCCTGCCCTGCCCGGCCCCACCCCCGCCCTGCCCGGCCCGCCAAAGAACGGGGCTGCCCCCGCAAGCGAGGGCAGCCCCGGTGCAAGGCTCGTTGCGCGCCGCAGCCTAGGGCGCGACGGTCAGCACATAGGCGCGCTCCCAGACCAGCCAGTCGCGGGCCAGGGCTTGCAGGTCGGCAGGGCTGACCAGGGCGGCCCGGGCCACGCCCTGGCGGTCGTGGTCCGCCGGGAAGCCGCGCGCCAGCAGCCCGGCGGCCTCGGCGCTGCGGGCCGACAGGCTCTGGTGGTCGCGGTGGTAGTCCCCGGCGATGAGGCTGGCGGCGCGGGCCACCTCGGCCTGGGCCAGGGGCGTCTCGCGCAGGCCGGTCACGGCCTGGCGGAAGCCTTCCAGGGCCTGGGCGGTCTTGTCGGGCGAGGTGCCGATGTAGAAGGCCAGAAAACCCGTTTCCGGCGCCTGCCAAAGCAGGGCGGTGACGGAGTAGCCCAGGCCCTGGCGGTCGCGCAGCTCGCGGAACAGCAGCCCACCCTGCCCGGCCAGGGCCTGGCGCAGCACGTCCAGCCCCACGCTGTCGTCCGAGCGCAGCCCCGGCACGGGGAAGGCCACCACGATGTGCGACTGGTTGCGGTCGGCCAGGGTCAGGGCCCGGGAGCGCTCCTTGCCCCAGGCAGGCACGGGGAAGGCGAAGGGCTCGGCGGGCGGCCCGGCGGCCAGCTCGCGGGCCAGGGCCGTGACGGCCCCGGGGTCAAAGTCGCCGCACACGGCCATGGTCCACGGCTGGCGGCGCTGGCGCTCCCAGAACTCGCGCACCTGGGCCGGGCCCAGGCCCGCCACGCCGTCCACGGTACCCTCGTGCAGGTGGGCGTAGCCGGTGTCGGCGAAGACCATGGGGAACAGGTGGCGGAAGGCCAGGCCCGTGGGCTCGTCCTCGCGGCTGCGGATGGCGGCCTGCTGCTCGGTGACGACGCGGGCGACTTCCTCGGGGGCGAAGGCCGGGGCGGCCAGGGTCTGCCCCAGCAGGGGCAGCACCTCGGGGGCGAAGCGCGAGGGGAAGCGCGCGCTGACGGTGAACATGTCGCGGGTGGCCCGGGCGCCGATGGACGCGGCGCGGTCGGCCAGGAAATCGCGGAACTCGGTGGCCGACATCCCGGCGGTGCCCCGGGTCAGGGTTCGGGCCGCAAGCTCGGCCAGCCCCTGCTCGTCGGGGAACAGCAGCGCGTCGCCGCCGGGGAAGGCCATGGTCACCGAGGCGTAGGGCAGGGTCGCGTCGGGCAGCAGCACCAGGGTCCGGCCCCCGCCCAGGTCCACGGTCTGCGCCTGCGCGCCCGCGCCGTCGGCGGGTCCGGCCTGGGCCGTGGCCCCGGCGCCGGGGCCGAAGGCCGCGTCCACGGCCTCGCGCAGCTCGCGTTCCAGGGCCGGGGCGTCGGTCTGGCCGCCCTCGGGCAGCAGGACCACGGCGGCCAGGGCCTCGCGGGTCAGGGTGGCCCGCGCCAGGGCGCCCAGCTCGGCGGTGCCCACGTGGCGCAGGGCGTGCAGGTAATTGTCCTCGGCGCGCATGCCGTTCTCGAAAAACTGGAAGTAGCCGATCTTGGAGGCCAGCCCGCCCAGGGTCTCCTTGGAGGAATAGAGGTCGTCCTCGATGTTCAGCCGGGCGCGGCCCAGCTCGCGGTCGGTGAAGGACGCGGGGTCCAGCCCGGCCAGGTCGGCGGCCAGCGCGCTCCAGAAGGCGGGCAGCTTGTCGCGGTCCAGCTCGGCGCTGATGGTGAACAGGCCCGTGCCCTCCAGGCCCATGGCATAGGCCGAAATGGAGTCCACAAGGCCCAGCTCGTACTGGTACTTGCGGTACAGGCGCGAGGAGCGGTCGCCGCCCAGCACCTGGGCCAGCAGGTCCAGCCCCGGGGCCTGGGCCGAGCCCAGGGCCGGGGCCGGGAAGGCCACGGAAAGATAGACCTTGTTCCACGGCCCGGCCTGCACGGCCACGCGCGGCGCCTCGAAGCGCGGCGCGGGCAGCGGCCCGCGCGGGGCCACCGGGGCGGTGTTCTTCAGGTCGCCGAACTGCGCGCGCACCAGCTCCAGGGCCCGCTCCGGGTCCACGTCGCCCACCACCACGGCCAGCATGGACTGCGGCTGGTAGAACCGGGCGATGTAGTCCAGGATATCCTGGCGGGTGAAGGCCGACACGGTCTCGCGCAGGCCGATGATGGGCCGCTCGTAGGGCGTGCCGCCCCACAGCAGCGGTTGCAGGGCCTGGAAGCGGCGGCTGCCGGGGGTGTCCTCGCCGCGCTCCAGCTCCGCGAGCACGACCTGCTTTTCGCGCTCCAGCTCTTCGGGGTCCAGGGCCGCGCCGAAGATCATGTCGCGCAGCACGTCCAGGCCCAGCTCCAAGCGCTCGGCGGGCAGGTCGATGATGTAGACGGTGTAGTCGAAGCTGGTGGCGGCATTCAGGTAGCCGCCCGCGCCCTCGATCTCCTCGGCCACCTGCCCCGGGGCGCGGCGCGCGGTGCCCTTGAAGACCATATGCTCCAGCAGGTGGCTGATGCCCGCCTGGGCCGGGGTTTCGTAGGCCGCCCCCGCGCGCACGTACAGGCGCAGCGAAACCAGGGGGAAGCGCGTGTCGGGCTGCACCAGCACGTCCAGGCCGTTTTCCAGGCGCGTGAGCACCGGGGGGGCGTCCCCGGCGTGGGCCAGGCTAACCCCGGCGGCCACGAGCAGGGCTCCCGCCAGGGCGATGATCCGTTTCAGCATGAGGCACTCCGTGGTCTCCTTGGTGGTGGCGCGCGCGGCGCGGATGAAAAAAAGCGGGGGCACGCCCCGCTTTCCAATCATAGGTTCCGGACGGGATTTGGCAAGCCCGCTACTTGGGGCAGGCCCCGCCGCCCAGGCAGTGGTTCTCGATGAACCGGCCCACCTGGACGCCCAGGTACAGGCACTCCACGCCCTGCATGCACTTTTCGGCGTCCTGGGCCTCCACATGGGTGGACAGGCTGTGCTCGCCCGCGGCCCCCGTGGTCATGGTCACGATCCAGGCGCCGGACGCCTCGTCCAGCCGCGCGGACAGCTCCACGCCATGGCGCCCCAGCTCGGGGTAGAACTCCTTGATGCGCGCCAGCAGCGCGTTTGTGGTCACGGATGTGGTCATGGCTTCCTCCCGCTGTTGCGGCCCTGGCCCCGGACGGGTCCGAGGGCCGGTTTGGGAACAAGCATACCACAGCCGCGCGGGCGCCGCAAACCGCCGGGCGGCATTGCCCCGGCCACGGCGCGCAGGGTCACGGCGCACAGCACCACCGCCCCGCCCGCCAGGGCCCACGGCCCGGGCAGCTCGCCCACGCCCAGGGCCACCCACAGCGGGTTGAGCACCGGCTCCAGGGTCATGATCAGGATGGCCGTCAGGGCGGGCAGGCGGCGGATGCACCAGACGTAGAGCAACAGCGACAGCCCCTGCTGGACCACGCCCAGATAGACCAGCCCCAGGGCCCCGCCCGCGCCGGGCAGGCCCTGGGCCAGGAAAGGCAGGCCCACCGCCGCCGCGATGGCGTGGCCCAGGACCACCGAGCCCACGGGGGAGGCGTCCTTCTGGGCGCGCATGCACAGGGTGAAGGCCGCGTAGCACAGGCCCGTGCCCACGGCGATGACGTTGCCCCACAGCCCCGTGGGCGAGAGCCGGTCGAGGAAGAAGAGCACCATGCCGCCCAAGGCGGCGGCCAGCAGGGCCCAGTCGGCCTTGCGGGTGGGCTCGCCCAGCAGGGCCGGGGCCAGCAGGGCCACATACAGCGGCGCGGTGTAGGCCAGCAGGATGGCGTTGGCCGCCGTGGTCAGCTTGGTGGCCACCACGTTGGTGACGAGCAGCCCCGCGTAGCCCAGGGCCGCGCCCAGGCCCGCCGGGGTCAGGGCCGGGCGGGCCGCCCCGCGCAGCAGCACGAGCAGCGTCAGCGCCGACAGGGCGCTGCGCACGCCGGTGATGGCCATGGGGTGCAGGTCGATGGCCTTGACGGCCAGCCCGCCGGAACTCCACAGCAGGGCGGTCAGCGCCAGCAGCGCCGCCGCGCGGGAACTCTGCGCCACGGCGCCCCCTTCGATGCCCAAGAATGCGGCAGGGATAGCGCGAGTACGCGCCCGGCGCAAGGGCCGCGCGCGGGCCCGGCAGGCGGCGGGGAATCAGGGGCGGCGCGGGCGCGGCGTCAGCAGGGCGCGTCCGGCTCCGGGGCGTGCATCCACTGGCGGGTCTTGCACAGGTCGAAGCGGTCGGGCCGCAACCCAGGGTTGACCAGCTCCACCAGCCGCAGGGGGCTCACGTAGCCGGTGCTCCAATCCAGGCGCAGGGCCACTCCGCCCTCGCGGGGCCAGGCCCCGGCCAGAAAGGGCCGCACGTCGGTGGTGCGCGGGCCCTTCTTGGTCTCGCGGGCCCAGGGCAGCTCGGCCAGGGCCAGGGCCGCGGCCCACTGGGCCTGGCGCGCGGCCACCTCGGCGGCGTCGCCCTCCCAGGTCAGCAGGAAGTCCTCGGCCACGGCCTGCTGCGTCTTGCGGCCCAGGTCCAGGGTTTCGATGCACAGCAGGTCCATGCCCCGGGGCAGGTGCGGCGTCAGGCGCAGGGCAAGCTCCTCGGGGCCCATCTCGCGGCGCAGGAACACGTCGAACCACTCGCGGCGGCTCTGCACGCCCACGGGCAGCGCGCGCCCGAAGGACAGCCGCGCCAGGGGGTGGAACCCGGCGGAGAAGCTCACGGGCACCCCGGCCCGGCGCAGCACGCGCTCGATGAGCCGTTGCAGCTCGATCTGGCTGATGAAGCGCATCTCGGCCAGCCGGGTGTGCCAGACGCGGTAGTGCGCGACCTTGTGGGCCAGCTCGCCGATGTCCGGCGGGCGCGGGCGGGCGCCCTTGGCCTGCCCGGGCCGGGCCTCGGCCTGGGCCTCGGGCCGGGGGCTCTCCGGGGCCGCTTCGGGGGCCGCCGGGGCGGCGCAGGGCGCGGGCGGGGCCTGGGGCTGCGGGGCGGTCTGGTGGGCGGCGCCGCCCGTGGCGTCGGCCTGGTCGCGCACGGCGTGGACAACGCGGGGCCGGATGTCCTCGCGCGCCCCCTGGAGCGCCAGCTCCGAGGTCCGGCCCTCGAAGTTGCAGACCCCGCAGTTGCGGCAGGCGTTGTAGCGGCAGTCGTCGGTCAGGCGGGCCTCCAGGGCCCGGCGGCGCTCGGCGGCCAGGAAACGGCGGTGCACCCCGCTGGACAGATGGTCCCAGGGCAGGGGCTCGTCCTGGGCGCGCTCGCGCAGGAAGTGCAGCGGGTCCAGCCCGTGCTCGGCCAGGGCTTCGAGCCAGGGCCCCAGGCGCAGGTGGTCGATCCAGCTGGCGAACAGCGCGCCCTTGGCGTAGGCCGCGCGCACCACCGGGGCCAGCTCGCGCCCGCCGCGCGAGAACACGCCCTCCAGGAAGCTCATCTCCGGCTGGTGCCAGCGCATCTTGATGCGCTTGTGCGGGGCGAACCCGGCGCGCAGGCGGTCCACCCGCGCGCGGACCTCCTCCATGGTCAGCTGGCGCTCCCACTGGAAGGGCGTGTGCGCCTTGGGCACGAAGGGCGAAATGGCCGCCGAGACCTGCAAACGCTTGACGTGACGCCCGGCGCAGTCGCGCACCTTCAGGCACAGGTCCACGATGGCGTCCAGGTCCGCGTCGGTTTCTGTGGGCAGGCCGATCATGAAATAGAGCTTCACGTTCTGCCAGCCGTTGTCGAAGAGCTTGCGCACATGGGCCACCAGGGCCTCTTCGGTCACGCCCTTGTTGATCACGTCGCGCAGGCGCTGGCTGCCCGCCTCGGGGGCCAGGGTGGCCCCGGTGCGGCGGATGGTGGACATCAGCCCCATGATGCCCTCGCTCACCGAGCCCACGCGCAACGACGGCAGCGAGATGGACACCTGGGCCTCGCGGCAGCGGGAAAAACTCGTGGCGAACAGCTCTTCCAGGGCCGAATAGTCGCCCGTGGACAGGGACAAAAAGGACAGGTCCTCGAAGCCCGTCTCGGCCAGGCCCTTGGCGATGAGCGCGTCCAGGGCCTCGGGGCCGCGCTCGCGGGCCGGGCGGTAGACCATGCCCGCCTGGCAGAAGCGGCAGCCCCGGGTGCAGCCGCGCGCGATCTCCACGGCCAGC includes these proteins:
- a CDS encoding TIGR03960 family B12-binding radical SAM protein, whose product is MKKLLPLFNGPSRYLGNEPGSLLKDPSAVDVRLALAFPDLYEVGMSYLGQKILYGIVNERHRFWAERVFAPDLEVAAVLREHGEPLCTLESDTPLAAMDVVAFHVTHELCYTNILYMLDLGGIPLEAAARGPHDPLVMAGGGCTFNAEPIATFMDLMVLGDGEEVLPEILEHVARARAEGLPRAALLERLRHVPGVYVPALFAEAPGGGLPLAPLLADYPRVEKRIVPDLADARRAAFPTGHIVPFADTVHDRLAVEIARGCTRGCRFCQAGMVYRPARERGPEALDALIAKGLAETGFEDLSFLSLSTGDYSALEELFATSFSRCREAQVSISLPSLRVGSVSEGIMGLMSTIRRTGATLAPEAGSQRLRDVINKGVTEEALVAHVRKLFDNGWQNVKLYFMIGLPTETDADLDAIVDLCLKVRDCAGRHVKRLQVSAAISPFVPKAHTPFQWERQLTMEEVRARVDRLRAGFAPHKRIKMRWHQPEMSFLEGVFSRGGRELAPVVRAAYAKGALFASWIDHLRLGPWLEALAEHGLDPLHFLRERAQDEPLPWDHLSSGVHRRFLAAERRRALEARLTDDCRYNACRNCGVCNFEGRTSELALQGAREDIRPRVVHAVRDQADATGGAAHQTAPQPQAPPAPCAAPAAPEAAPESPRPEAQAEARPGQAKGARPRPPDIGELAHKVAHYRVWHTRLAEMRFISQIELQRLIERVLRRAGVPVSFSAGFHPLARLSFGRALPVGVQSRREWFDVFLRREMGPEELALRLTPHLPRGMDLLCIETLDLGRKTQQAVAEDFLLTWEGDAAEVAARQAQWAAALALAELPWARETKKGPRTTDVRPFLAGAWPREGGVALRLDWSTGYVSPLRLVELVNPGLRPDRFDLCKTRQWMHAPEPDAPC
- a CDS encoding DMT family transporter, whose protein sequence is MAQSSRAAALLALTALLWSSGGLAVKAIDLHPMAITGVRSALSALTLLVLLRGAARPALTPAGLGAALGYAGLLVTNVVATKLTTAANAILLAYTAPLYVALLAPALLGEPTRKADWALLAAALGGMVLFFLDRLSPTGLWGNVIAVGTGLCYAAFTLCMRAQKDASPVGSVVLGHAIAAAVGLPFLAQGLPGAGGALGLVYLGVVQQGLSLLLYVWCIRRLPALTAILIMTLEPVLNPLWVALGVGELPGPWALAGGAVVLCAVTLRAVAGAMPPGGLRRPRGCGMLVPKPALGPVRGQGRNSGRKP
- a CDS encoding M16 family metallopeptidase — translated: MPPLFFIRAARATTKETTECLMLKRIIALAGALLVAAGVSLAHAGDAPPVLTRLENGLDVLVQPDTRFPLVSLRLYVRAGAAYETPAQAGISHLLEHMVFKGTARRAPGQVAEEIEGAGGYLNAATSFDYTVYIIDLPAERLELGLDVLRDMIFGAALDPEELEREKQVVLAELERGEDTPGSRRFQALQPLLWGGTPYERPIIGLRETVSAFTRQDILDYIARFYQPQSMLAVVVGDVDPERALELVRAQFGDLKNTAPVAPRGPLPAPRFEAPRVAVQAGPWNKVYLSVAFPAPALGSAQAPGLDLLAQVLGGDRSSRLYRKYQYELGLVDSISAYAMGLEGTGLFTISAELDRDKLPAFWSALAADLAGLDPASFTDRELGRARLNIEDDLYSSKETLGGLASKIGYFQFFENGMRAEDNYLHALRHVGTAELGALARATLTREALAAVVLLPEGGQTDAPALERELREAVDAAFGPGAGATAQAGPADGAGAQAQTVDLGGGRTLVLLPDATLPYASVTMAFPGGDALLFPDEQGLAELAARTLTRGTAGMSATEFRDFLADRAASIGARATRDMFTVSARFPSRFAPEVLPLLGQTLAAPAFAPEEVARVVTEQQAAIRSREDEPTGLAFRHLFPMVFADTGYAHLHEGTVDGVAGLGPAQVREFWERQRRQPWTMAVCGDFDPGAVTALARELAAGPPAEPFAFPVPAWGKERSRALTLADRNQSHIVVAFPVPGLRSDDSVGLDVLRQALAGQGGLLFRELRDRQGLGYSVTALLWQAPETGFLAFYIGTSPDKTAQALEGFRQAVTGLRETPLAQAEVARAASLIAGDYHRDHQSLSARSAEAAGLLARGFPADHDRQGVARAALVSPADLQALARDWLVWERAYVLTVAP